A single window of Neisseria sp. KEM232 DNA harbors:
- a CDS encoding GNAT family N-acetyltransferase, with protein sequence MHRYRISQAQQDDLAAIVDIYNSTIDSRQSTADLSPATSESRQSWLDAHGGNRPLYVLKDETDTLLAWGAFSDYYPRAAYRITAEISIYVRHDMRGVGVGKILLRHMLEQAPALGIRNIIALIFGHNHASIRLFHSFGFQEWGRLPQVCDLDGISADVVLLGKKVVD encoded by the coding sequence ATGCACCGCTACCGCATCAGCCAAGCGCAACAGGACGACCTGGCCGCCATCGTCGACATCTACAACAGCACTATAGACAGCCGCCAATCCACCGCCGACCTCAGCCCCGCCACCTCCGAAAGCCGCCAAAGCTGGCTCGACGCGCACGGCGGCAACCGCCCGCTGTATGTCCTGAAAGACGAAACAGACACCCTCCTTGCCTGGGGCGCGTTTTCCGACTACTACCCGCGCGCAGCCTACCGCATCACCGCCGAAATCAGCATCTACGTCCGCCACGACATGCGCGGCGTCGGCGTCGGCAAAATCCTGCTGCGCCATATGCTGGAACAGGCTCCCGCGCTCGGCATCCGCAACATCATCGCCCTTATTTTCGGCCACAACCACGCCAGCATCCGCCTGTTCCATTCCTTCGGCTTCCAAGAATGGGGTAGGCTGCCGCAAGTGTGCGACCTCGACGGCATCAGCGCCGATGTTGTGCTGCTGGGGAAAAAAGTGGTGGATTGA
- a CDS encoding ribonuclease catalytic domain-containing protein, which produces MNIFYEESGQFKVAAVVQKNDATYQADTLHGKRTKVKAANVFAEFDGDAAAFLERAQAEAAQIDTDLLWETCGEEEFSAADIAAEYFGHAPTKHELAATLVALYAAPMYFYKRAKGVFKAAPAETLKQALAAVERKKQQDEMMEGWIARLKNKEMPSEIAADLKTILHAPDKQALTYKAFAKAADALKLSPYELARQTGAVTSLPQYLLDGFELQHFPEGTQAPAAELPPLPELPAAEGVAAFSVDDESTTEVDDALSVQTLPDGRRRIGIHIAVPALAVAPDSEIERIIFKRQSTAYFPGGKITMLPDNWIAAFSLDEGKTQPAVSIYFDVDEHFRVSNPVCKTERVFIADNLRIQTIEPHFNRNTGTEGGQAFPHHDDMAWFYRLAVELQKQRGKYEPDRPAQYDYGIDILADGRVAVTVRERNSPIDTLVSEMMILANSTWAQMLDEADLGGLFRVQPALGKVRMSTRSEPHVGMGVQHYGWFTSPLRRAADYVNQKQLLSLIDPAAAPRYTGNDAALFAELRDFDTAYTAYQDFQREMEHYWSLVWLQQQQAAELEAVVLKEDLVRINGLPLVTRATGIPLELPPRTTVRLKITGLDTEKRFIALSYLNAVV; this is translated from the coding sequence ATGAACATCTTTTACGAAGAATCAGGCCAGTTCAAAGTGGCCGCCGTCGTGCAGAAAAACGACGCCACCTACCAGGCCGACACCCTGCACGGCAAGCGCACCAAAGTCAAAGCCGCCAACGTGTTCGCCGAGTTCGACGGCGACGCCGCCGCCTTCCTCGAACGCGCGCAGGCCGAAGCGGCGCAAATCGACACCGATCTTTTATGGGAAACCTGCGGCGAAGAAGAATTTTCCGCCGCCGACATTGCCGCCGAATATTTCGGCCACGCCCCGACCAAACACGAGCTGGCCGCCACCCTCGTCGCCCTCTACGCCGCGCCGATGTATTTCTACAAAAGAGCCAAAGGCGTGTTCAAAGCCGCGCCCGCCGAAACCCTGAAACAGGCACTGGCGGCCGTCGAACGCAAAAAACAGCAGGACGAAATGATGGAAGGCTGGATAGCGAGGCTGAAAAACAAAGAAATGCCGTCTGAAATCGCCGCCGACCTGAAAACCATCCTGCACGCGCCCGACAAACAGGCGCTCACCTACAAAGCCTTCGCCAAAGCCGCCGACGCCCTCAAACTCAGCCCCTACGAGCTTGCCCGCCAAACCGGCGCCGTCACCTCCCTGCCGCAATACCTGCTCGACGGCTTCGAGCTGCAACACTTCCCCGAAGGCACGCAGGCGCCCGCCGCCGAATTGCCGCCGCTGCCCGAACTGCCGGCAGCCGAAGGTGTTGCCGCCTTCTCTGTCGACGACGAATCCACCACCGAAGTGGACGACGCCCTCTCCGTGCAGACCCTGCCCGACGGCCGCCGCCGCATCGGTATCCACATCGCCGTCCCCGCCCTCGCCGTTGCGCCCGACAGCGAAATCGAGCGCATCATCTTCAAGCGCCAGAGCACCGCCTACTTCCCCGGCGGCAAAATCACCATGCTGCCCGACAACTGGATTGCCGCATTCAGCCTCGACGAAGGCAAAACCCAACCCGCCGTCAGCATCTATTTCGACGTAGACGAACACTTCCGGGTATCCAATCCCGTCTGCAAAACCGAGCGCGTCTTCATCGCCGACAACCTGCGTATCCAAACCATAGAGCCGCATTTCAACCGCAACACCGGCACAGAAGGCGGCCAAGCCTTCCCGCACCACGACGACATGGCCTGGTTCTACCGCCTGGCCGTCGAATTGCAGAAACAGCGCGGCAAATACGAGCCCGACCGCCCCGCACAATACGACTACGGCATCGACATCCTTGCCGACGGCCGGGTTGCCGTAACCGTGCGCGAGCGCAACTCGCCCATCGACACACTGGTGAGCGAAATGATGATACTCGCCAACAGCACCTGGGCGCAGATGCTCGACGAAGCCGATTTGGGCGGCCTCTTCCGCGTCCAGCCCGCCTTGGGCAAAGTGCGCATGAGCACCCGCTCCGAGCCGCACGTCGGCATGGGCGTGCAACACTACGGCTGGTTCACCTCGCCCCTGCGCCGCGCCGCCGACTACGTCAACCAAAAACAGCTCCTGTCGCTCATCGACCCCGCCGCCGCACCGCGCTACACCGGCAACGACGCCGCCCTCTTCGCCGAACTGCGCGACTTCGACACCGCCTACACCGCCTATCAGGACTTCCAGCGCGAGATGGAACACTATTGGAGCCTCGTCTGGCTGCAACAGCAGCAGGCCGCCGAACTCGAAGCCGTCGTATTAAAAGAAGACCTCGTGCGCATCAACGGCCTGCCCCTCGTCACCCGTGCCACCGGCATCCCGCTCGAACTGCCGCCGCGCACCACCGTCAGACTGAAAATCACCGGCCTCGATACGGAAAAACGCTTTATCGCCCTGAGCTATCTCAACGCCGTAGTCTGA
- a CDS encoding outer membrane protein assembly factor BamE has protein sequence MNKFAVLLAATALFSLSACSSERVSHFPSYKLKVIQGNQLDARAVSSLRPGMSRDQVQLLLGTPLLRSAFHQNRWDYTYEISRNGIINQAETRNLTVWFENDRLVKAEGNAVDYAREQLQAAAQQPQQ, from the coding sequence GTGAACAAATTTGCAGTTTTGCTGGCCGCAACGGCACTTTTCAGCCTCTCCGCCTGCTCGTCCGAGCGGGTTTCCCATTTTCCCTCCTACAAACTGAAAGTCATTCAGGGCAACCAGCTCGACGCACGCGCCGTCTCCTCCCTGCGCCCCGGTATGAGCCGCGACCAAGTGCAGCTTCTGCTGGGCACGCCGCTCTTACGCTCCGCTTTCCACCAAAACCGCTGGGACTACACCTACGAAATCAGCCGCAACGGCATCATCAACCAGGCCGAAACGCGCAACCTCACTGTCTGGTTTGAAAACGACCGCCTCGTCAAAGCCGAAGGCAACGCCGTCGACTACGCCCGCGAGCAGCTCCAAGCCGCCGCACAACAGCCGCAACAATAA
- a CDS encoding TonB-dependent siderophore receptor has product MRTTTGLALSPKETPQSVSVITKKQIDEQGISRMEDALRKTTGINVVADGGRYRYQSRGFYIDQIEEDGISSTVPGASTNMYQDAQSMSDLALYDHIEVVRGATGLTQANGAPGGTINATRKRPTAKTQIQAEASVDRFGTVRTMGDVSGSLNEAHTLRGRAVALLEKDNNFKDDVDGKKGLIYGILEADAGDNTKITFGLSHQKKHETLDPSGLLLSKTGQDLHLPRDTFLAAGWNKGKFDKTNVFGEVEHQFNDNWKLTGKLAYTHNKSHQELGTLASRQSTDSDYQARIGILSKYFGSSNLYDFSTNLTGKFHALGRSHDVFVTYSYSKEKGDMRNIDAKKDSTLVYDLRTFRPSDIAYPDWNNKSWDGISDTLFVTHMLSAGVRFNPLEQLHILAGGSYAKFKSHYVENATRANGSLYNEDTLTEQKHFTPYLGITFDVTPNQSLYASYTSIFKPSYGKKDKQGNQIKPKTGNNLEIGWKGAWYANRLNASVALFQIDEKNRPLNISKAQAQAEDPSATRGYSIPFGKVRSHGWEAEISGKLTDNWQLFAGYTFNTSKYKKTESASLPEGLNFSTHTPKHIFRLYTSYKLPVDSGKWQIAGGLESQSKTQSSRGIKQGGYTLWNANLQYRPSENATVSLIGSNLTNKRYYQNQANRNVLAGNYLGEPRNITLKFNYKF; this is encoded by the coding sequence ATGCGCACCACCACCGGCCTGGCGCTATCGCCCAAAGAAACGCCGCAGTCGGTGAGCGTGATTACCAAGAAGCAGATTGATGAGCAAGGTATTTCCCGTATGGAAGATGCGCTGCGCAAAACCACAGGCATCAATGTTGTAGCCGACGGCGGCCGTTACCGCTACCAGTCGCGCGGTTTTTATATCGACCAGATTGAAGAAGACGGCATTTCCTCCACCGTACCCGGTGCGTCCACCAATATGTATCAAGACGCGCAAAGCATGTCCGATCTGGCGCTTTACGACCATATCGAAGTGGTACGCGGTGCTACCGGTCTGACCCAGGCCAACGGTGCGCCCGGCGGCACGATCAACGCCACGCGCAAGCGCCCGACCGCGAAAACACAAATCCAAGCCGAAGCATCGGTCGACCGCTTCGGTACGGTGCGCACGATGGGCGACGTATCCGGCAGCCTGAACGAAGCGCACACCCTGCGCGGCCGTGCCGTCGCCCTGCTGGAAAAAGACAACAACTTCAAAGACGATGTCGACGGTAAAAAAGGCCTGATTTACGGCATTCTTGAAGCCGACGCGGGCGACAATACAAAAATTACCTTCGGCCTTTCCCATCAGAAAAAACACGAAACATTAGATCCTTCCGGTCTTTTGCTGTCCAAAACAGGCCAAGACCTGCATCTGCCGCGCGATACTTTCCTTGCTGCCGGATGGAATAAAGGCAAATTCGACAAAACCAACGTATTCGGCGAAGTCGAGCACCAATTTAACGACAATTGGAAGCTGACCGGCAAACTAGCCTATACCCACAACAAAAGCCATCAGGAATTGGGCACGCTGGCCAGCCGCCAAAGCACCGACAGCGACTACCAAGCCCGTATCGGCATCCTCAGCAAATACTTCGGCAGCAGCAACCTGTATGACTTCAGCACCAACCTGACCGGCAAATTCCATGCTCTCGGCCGCAGCCACGATGTATTCGTAACCTATTCCTACTCCAAGGAAAAAGGTGATATGCGCAATATCGATGCCAAAAAAGACAGCACGCTGGTTTATGATTTACGCACCTTCCGTCCGAGCGACATCGCCTATCCCGACTGGAACAACAAAAGCTGGGACGGCATAAGCGACACCCTGTTCGTTACCCATATGCTCTCGGCCGGCGTACGCTTCAATCCGCTGGAGCAGCTGCACATTCTTGCAGGCGGCAGCTATGCCAAATTCAAGAGCCATTATGTGGAAAACGCCACCCGCGCCAACGGTTCGCTCTACAACGAAGACACGCTGACCGAGCAAAAACATTTCACCCCTTATCTCGGCATCACGTTCGACGTTACACCCAACCAAAGCCTGTACGCCAGCTACACCAGCATCTTCAAACCCAGCTACGGTAAAAAAGACAAGCAGGGCAACCAGATCAAGCCCAAAACAGGCAACAACCTCGAAATCGGCTGGAAAGGCGCATGGTATGCCAACCGTCTGAATGCCTCCGTCGCCCTGTTCCAAATCGACGAGAAAAACCGCCCGCTGAACATCAGCAAAGCGCAGGCGCAGGCCGAAGACCCCAGCGCGACACGCGGCTATTCCATCCCCTTCGGCAAAGTGCGCAGCCACGGCTGGGAAGCCGAAATTTCCGGCAAGCTGACCGACAACTGGCAACTGTTTGCAGGCTATACCTTCAACACCAGCAAATACAAAAAAACCGAATCCGCATCACTGCCTGAAGGTTTGAATTTCAGCACTCACACGCCCAAACATATTTTCCGTCTCTACACCAGTTACAAACTGCCTGTAGACAGCGGCAAATGGCAGATTGCCGGCGGCTTGGAAAGCCAGAGCAAAACCCAAAGCTCGCGCGGCATTAAGCAAGGCGGCTACACCCTGTGGAACGCCAACCTGCAATACAGGCCGTCTGAAAACGCCACCGTCAGCCTGATCGGCAGCAACCTGACCAACAAACGCTACTATCAGAACCAGGCCAACCGCAACGTTCTGGCAGGCAACTACTTGGGCGAGCCGCGCAATATCACGCTCAAATTCAACTACAAGTTCTAA
- the dapB gene encoding 4-hydroxy-tetrahydrodipicolinate reductase, translated as MNPLKIAIAGADGRMGRVLIEAVNKHPDTVLSGALEHAASPALGRDAGYALGLNTGITITDDAEAVIARSDVLIDFTRPESTLAHLQKCVAHGTNIVIGTTGFDDAGKAAIQTAAEKIGIVFAANFSVGVNLTFHILDTVARVLNEGYDIEIIEAHHRHKVDAPSGTALRMGEVIAHALGRDLKECAVYGREGHTGERDAQTIGFATVRGGDIVGDHTALFAADGERVEVTHKASSRMTFASGAVRAAVWAQGKTGLFDMQDVLGLKNTSQ; from the coding sequence ATGAATCCCCTGAAAATCGCCATTGCCGGCGCAGACGGCCGCATGGGGCGCGTCTTAATCGAAGCCGTAAACAAACACCCCGATACCGTATTGAGCGGCGCACTCGAACACGCCGCCTCACCCGCGCTCGGCCGCGACGCAGGCTACGCACTCGGCCTCAACACCGGCATTACCATTACTGATGATGCCGAAGCCGTGATTGCCCGAAGCGACGTACTCATCGACTTCACCCGCCCGGAGTCCACCCTCGCCCACCTGCAAAAATGCGTCGCCCACGGCACCAACATCGTTATCGGCACAACCGGTTTTGACGACGCGGGCAAAGCCGCCATTCAGACGGCCGCCGAAAAAATCGGCATCGTCTTTGCCGCCAACTTCAGCGTAGGCGTCAACCTCACATTCCACATTCTCGACACTGTCGCCCGCGTGTTAAACGAAGGCTACGACATCGAAATCATCGAAGCACACCACCGCCACAAAGTCGATGCCCCCAGCGGCACCGCCCTGCGTATGGGCGAAGTGATTGCCCACGCGCTCGGCCGCGATCTCAAAGAATGCGCCGTTTACGGCCGCGAAGGCCACACCGGCGAGCGCGACGCGCAAACCATCGGCTTTGCCACCGTGCGCGGCGGCGACATTGTCGGCGACCATACCGCCCTCTTCGCCGCCGACGGCGAGCGCGTCGAGGTCACCCACAAAGCCTCCAGCCGCATGACCTTCGCCTCCGGAGCAGTACGCGCCGCCGTCTGGGCACAAGGAAAAACCGGCCTCTTCGATATGCAGGACGTACTCGGTTTGAAAAACACTTCACAATAA
- the gluQRS gene encoding tRNA glutamyl-Q(34) synthetase GluQRS: protein MAYTGRFAPSPTGLLHIGSLLTALASYADARANGGRWLLRMEDLDPPREVAGAADDILRTLEAFGFEWDGAVEYQSRRYAVYEAALAGLKAAGAVYPCYCSRRQWQAEARPGVDGFVYGGRCRDAVQRPSGNGKTPAWRLRVPDGEIGFDDGIVGHYAQNLARDIGDFVLLRADGFWAYQLAVVADDAAQGVTHVVRGQDLLVSAPRQIWLQRCLGVPTPQYAHLPLLVNARGQKWSKQTLAPALDLARREEWLRQVSAYLNLPPAPPVDKPRDLLDWAAANWNLQNVPRGAICTEAV from the coding sequence ATGGCTTACACCGGCCGTTTCGCCCCCAGTCCGACGGGGCTTTTACACATCGGTTCGCTGCTGACGGCGCTGGCGTCTTATGCCGATGCGCGTGCAAACGGCGGCCGCTGGCTGCTGCGGATGGAGGATTTGGATCCGCCGCGCGAGGTGGCGGGCGCGGCCGACGATATTTTGCGCACGCTGGAAGCCTTCGGTTTCGAGTGGGACGGAGCGGTCGAATACCAGAGCCGCCGCTATGCCGTTTACGAAGCGGCTTTGGCCGGACTCAAAGCGGCGGGGGCGGTGTATCCCTGCTATTGCAGCCGCCGCCAATGGCAGGCGGAGGCGCGGCCGGGGGTAGACGGCTTTGTCTACGGCGGCCGCTGCCGCGATGCGGTGCAGAGGCCGTCTGGAAACGGCAAAACGCCCGCCTGGCGGCTGCGCGTGCCGGATGGGGAAATCGGTTTTGACGACGGCATTGTCGGCCATTACGCGCAGAATTTGGCGCGCGACATCGGCGATTTCGTGCTGCTGCGCGCCGACGGCTTTTGGGCCTACCAGCTGGCGGTGGTGGCCGACGATGCGGCGCAGGGGGTAACGCACGTGGTGCGCGGCCAGGATCTGCTGGTGTCGGCACCGCGCCAGATTTGGCTGCAACGCTGCCTGGGCGTGCCGACGCCGCAATACGCGCACCTGCCGCTTCTGGTGAACGCGCGGGGGCAGAAGTGGTCGAAACAGACCCTCGCCCCCGCGCTGGATTTGGCGCGGCGCGAAGAATGGCTGCGGCAGGTGTCGGCCTATCTCAATCTGCCGCCCGCGCCGCCCGTGGACAAGCCGCGCGACCTGCTCGACTGGGCGGCGGCAAACTGGAATCTGCAAAACGTGCCGCGCGGCGCGATATGCACGGAGGCCGTCTGA
- a CDS encoding ATP-binding cassette domain-containing protein: MGKTTLMRTLAGLWPYYCGSFMLGSRRSLFLPQRPYLPQDTLYKLICYPDAPQDSSRESTVADALEKVSLGRLKEHLHRDDAWYKTLSGGEQQRVSIARALIARPDILFLDEATNQLDDASATALLSVLKTELPDTLVIGISHQPPVKALFDRREDLATFAEN; this comes from the coding sequence ATCGGCAAAACCACCCTGATGCGCACCCTTGCCGGCCTGTGGCCCTACTATTGCGGCAGCTTCATGCTCGGCAGCCGCCGCAGCCTGTTTCTGCCACAACGCCCCTACCTGCCGCAGGACACGCTCTACAAACTTATCTGCTACCCCGACGCACCGCAAGATAGCAGCCGCGAAAGCACCGTTGCCGACGCGCTGGAAAAAGTCAGCTTAGGCCGTCTGAAAGAACATCTGCACCGCGACGACGCCTGGTACAAAACCCTCTCCGGCGGCGAACAGCAGCGCGTCAGCATCGCCCGCGCCCTAATCGCCCGCCCCGACATCCTGTTTCTCGACGAAGCCACCAACCAGCTCGATGACGCCTCCGCCACCGCCCTGCTGTCCGTACTCAAAACCGAGCTGCCCGACACTCTCGTTATCGGCATCAGCCACCAACCGCCGGTAAAAGCCCTGTTCGACCGCCGCGAAGACTTGGCCACGTTTGCGGAAAACTGA
- a CDS encoding ABC transporter ATP-binding protein/permease: MKTLRRFLALAAPFWLRQNPWYNWLLLAAVVGFSLVIVRVGVLITDWNKTFYDALAAFDGRAMPALILEYLVYITLVTAFVACGNWLRKVLLFRWREHLTGQFQTDWLGGHKHYRLQLTGEPDNPDQRIAEDIALLSEKSIDLFKYFIMNAAKLGAFIEILWQLSGVQTFVLFGHSITVKGYLVWIALAYSAACTLITHLIGRKLQPLNIERQHREADYRATLLRVRDHAEQIALYHGENAEQSRLNARFAAVKNNWLSLIRREFYLESFSAAYLRLSMFIPIIATLPMYLAHSMSFGDMMKARSALSNVQDGFGWFMDYYKRIIEWAAVVERLAHFQAALEQVPADSRQPETLADGLNSVGRIPESDTAPNAGETSDTSIRPTQLSDGLSGCVPADTHALTETANPASQSVPSPARGGGLGENRRHTRKPCFCRNHTPTPTLPRASAGEGAGFRRHHQQPEYPKAA; encoded by the coding sequence ATGAAAACCCTCCGCCGCTTCCTTGCCCTTGCCGCCCCCTTCTGGCTGCGGCAAAACCCCTGGTACAACTGGCTGCTCTTGGCCGCCGTGGTCGGCTTCTCGCTGGTCATCGTCCGCGTCGGCGTGCTGATTACCGACTGGAACAAAACCTTCTACGACGCCCTGGCCGCCTTCGACGGCCGCGCCATGCCCGCGCTGATACTCGAATACCTCGTTTACATCACCCTCGTAACCGCCTTCGTCGCCTGCGGCAACTGGCTGCGCAAAGTCCTGCTTTTCCGCTGGCGCGAACACCTCACCGGCCAATTCCAAACCGACTGGCTCGGCGGCCACAAACACTACCGCCTGCAACTCACCGGCGAGCCCGACAACCCCGACCAGCGCATCGCCGAAGACATCGCCCTGCTGTCGGAAAAAAGCATAGACCTTTTCAAATACTTCATTATGAACGCCGCCAAACTCGGCGCCTTTATCGAAATCCTGTGGCAGCTCTCCGGCGTGCAAACCTTCGTGCTGTTCGGCCACAGCATCACCGTCAAAGGCTATCTCGTCTGGATTGCGCTCGCCTACTCCGCCGCCTGTACCCTCATCACCCACCTGATCGGCCGCAAACTGCAACCGCTGAACATCGAGCGCCAGCACCGCGAAGCCGACTACCGCGCCACCCTGCTGCGCGTGCGCGACCATGCCGAACAAATCGCCCTCTACCACGGCGAAAACGCCGAACAAAGCCGTCTGAACGCCCGTTTTGCCGCCGTTAAAAACAACTGGCTCAGCCTGATACGGCGCGAGTTCTACCTTGAAAGCTTCTCCGCCGCCTACCTGCGCCTGTCGATGTTCATCCCCATCATCGCCACCCTGCCCATGTACCTCGCCCACAGCATGAGCTTCGGCGACATGATGAAAGCCCGCAGCGCCTTATCCAACGTCCAAGACGGCTTCGGCTGGTTTATGGACTACTACAAACGCATCATCGAATGGGCGGCCGTTGTCGAGCGTCTCGCCCACTTTCAGGCTGCCCTCGAACAAGTCCCCGCCGACAGCAGGCAGCCTGAAACCCTTGCAGACGGCCTGAACAGCGTAGGTCGGATTCCCGAATCCGACACCGCGCCCAATGCAGGCGAAACGTCGGATACAAGTATCCGACCTACTCAGCTTTCAGACGGACTTTCGGGATGTGTGCCCGCAGACACGCACGCGCTTACAGAAACCGCCAATCCCGCCAGCCAATCCGTCCCCTCCCCCGCCCGCGGGGGAGGGTTAGGGGAAAATCGCCGACACACCCGCAAACCCTGTTTCTGCCGAAACCACACCCCCACCCCAACCCTCCCCCGCGCAAGCGCAGGGGAGGGGGCAGGTTTCAGACGGCATCACCAGCAGCCTGAATACCCAAAAGCAGCCTGA
- a CDS encoding isochorismatase family protein: MTPKNTVCIVVDIQERLAPALHESEAFTAACRLLIQGLQALNVPMMITEQYPKGLGGTLPAVRLLLPDAPVAEKTLFSAAPATADFIREKQAQNVILIGAETHICILQTALDWRAQGLNVYLPFECAASRNPANKANGLEQMRAAGVTVGNSESLLFALMRDAKHPAFKTVSQLVR, from the coding sequence ATGACCCCCAAAAACACCGTCTGCATTGTCGTCGACATCCAAGAACGCCTCGCCCCCGCCCTGCACGAAAGCGAAGCCTTCACCGCCGCCTGCCGCCTGCTGATACAGGGCTTGCAGGCCTTAAACGTGCCGATGATGATTACCGAACAATACCCCAAAGGCCTCGGCGGCACCCTGCCTGCTGTCCGCCTGCTGCTGCCCGACGCACCCGTCGCCGAAAAAACCCTGTTTTCCGCCGCCCCCGCCACGGCAGACTTCATCCGCGAAAAACAGGCGCAAAACGTCATCCTTATCGGTGCGGAAACCCACATCTGCATCCTGCAAACCGCCCTCGACTGGCGCGCGCAGGGGCTGAACGTCTACCTGCCCTTTGAGTGCGCCGCCTCGCGCAACCCCGCCAACAAAGCCAACGGCCTCGAACAAATGCGCGCGGCCGGCGTTACCGTCGGCAACAGCGAAAGCCTGCTCTTCGCCCTGATGCGCGACGCCAAACACCCCGCCTTCAAAACCGTTTCGCAACTTGTGCGCTAG
- the argJ gene encoding bifunctional glutamate N-acetyltransferase/amino-acid acetyltransferase ArgJ gives MPVNYQTPAADSLLPIDGIRVFTGRAGIKKPHHDDLTLMVLAGGCTVGAVFTQNRFCAAPVRICKRHLFDADGVRALVVNTGNANAGTGADGIDRALAVCEAAAEQVGCAVGQVLPFSTGVILETLPSDRIIAALPKVAPAGWLDAARAIMTTDTMPKAASREGRVGENHTVRATGIAKGSGMIHPNMATMLGFIATDAKVSQPVLQLLTQEIADESFNCITVDGDTSTNDSFVIIATGKCGQSEIDNIADPRYSQLKELLGSLALELAQAIVRDGEGAGKFVTIRVDNAESREEAKQIAYAVARSPLVKTAFAASDPNLGRLLAAAGYAGVPFDEDKLKMWLGDVLVAENGGRAESYSEEAAQRVMDEAEISVRIDLQRGRESATVYTCDLTHEYVRINAEYRS, from the coding sequence ATGCCCGTCAACTACCAAACGCCCGCCGCCGACAGCCTGCTGCCCATCGACGGCATCCGCGTGTTCACCGGCCGGGCCGGCATCAAAAAGCCGCATCACGACGACCTCACCCTGATGGTGCTGGCGGGCGGCTGCACCGTCGGCGCGGTGTTCACGCAAAACCGCTTCTGCGCCGCGCCCGTGCGCATCTGCAAACGCCACCTTTTCGACGCCGACGGCGTGCGCGCCCTCGTTGTCAACACCGGCAACGCCAACGCGGGCACGGGCGCCGACGGCATCGACCGCGCGCTGGCCGTGTGCGAAGCGGCGGCCGAACAGGTCGGCTGCGCCGTCGGCCAGGTGCTGCCCTTCTCCACCGGCGTCATTCTCGAAACCCTGCCTTCCGACCGCATCATCGCCGCCCTGCCCAAAGTTGCCCCCGCAGGCTGGCTCGACGCCGCCCGCGCCATCATGACCACCGACACCATGCCCAAAGCCGCCTCGCGCGAAGGCCGCGTCGGCGAAAACCACACCGTCCGCGCCACCGGCATCGCCAAAGGCTCGGGCATGATCCATCCCAACATGGCCACCATGCTTGGCTTTATCGCCACCGATGCCAAAGTCTCCCAGCCCGTTTTGCAGCTGCTGACGCAGGAAATCGCCGACGAAAGCTTCAACTGCATCACGGTAGACGGCGATACCAGCACCAATGACAGCTTCGTTATCATCGCCACCGGCAAATGCGGCCAGAGCGAAATCGACAACATCGCCGACCCGCGCTACAGCCAGCTGAAAGAACTGCTCGGCAGCCTTGCCCTCGAACTGGCGCAGGCCATCGTCCGCGACGGCGAAGGCGCGGGCAAATTCGTCACCATCCGCGTGGACAACGCCGAAAGCCGCGAAGAAGCCAAGCAAATTGCCTACGCCGTTGCCCGCTCGCCGCTGGTGAAAACCGCCTTCGCCGCCTCCGACCCCAATCTCGGCCGCCTGCTCGCCGCCGCCGGTTACGCCGGCGTGCCCTTCGACGAGGACAAACTGAAAATGTGGCTGGGCGACGTGCTCGTTGCCGAAAACGGCGGCCGCGCCGAAAGCTACAGCGAAGAAGCCGCGCAGCGCGTGATGGACGAAGCCGAAATCAGCGTACGCATCGACCTGCAGCGCGGCCGCGAATCCGCCACCGTCTACACCTGCGATCTGACGCACGAATACGTCCGCATTAATGCGGAATACCGCTCATAA
- the fur gene encoding ferric iron uptake transcriptional regulator, translating into MNGMEKTIDSNVAQLRDNGLKVTGPRLKILDLFEKHPDDHMSAEDVYRVLLENGIEIGVATIYRVLTQFEQAGILLRHHFETGKAVYELNTGGHHDHIVCVKCGAVAEFHSEEIEELQDRMAEEHGYRIVDHALYMYGVCGNCQKKEKR; encoded by the coding sequence ATGAACGGTATGGAAAAGACTATAGACAGCAATGTAGCTCAACTCAGGGACAACGGCCTGAAAGTCACCGGCCCCCGCTTGAAAATCCTCGATTTGTTCGAGAAACACCCCGACGACCACATGAGCGCGGAAGATGTGTACCGCGTGCTGCTGGAAAACGGTATCGAAATCGGCGTTGCCACGATTTACCGCGTGCTGACCCAGTTCGAACAGGCCGGCATCCTGCTGCGTCACCATTTCGAAACCGGCAAGGCGGTGTACGAACTCAACACCGGCGGCCACCACGACCACATCGTCTGCGTCAAATGCGGCGCCGTGGCCGAGTTCCACAGCGAGGAAATCGAAGAGTTGCAGGACAGAATGGCCGAAGAACACGGCTACCGCATCGTCGACCACGCGCTTTATATGTACGGCGTGTGCGGCAACTGCCAAAAGAAGGAAAAACGCTGA